A single window of Pseudomonas lijiangensis DNA harbors:
- a CDS encoding ion channel: MTLFLLLRRHASVFFDRFGWAGIGILLAVHYSVSWVLLTLAGEDHLLQGVDFTYFYLTTATTVGYGDLSPKSGWGKVITTTWIMLGGIALLTAVIGKASTSVGDIWRRNMKGQGDCSALKGHTVLVGWDGESSERIVELLDQDVSTSRGGLVICDSIIAENPMPGRASFIKGDSLDSPALLIRAGVIGAQRILVHTQSDSLTLAIVLTLKSLGPSGHVVAHFNNSERAALARTYAPELECTSDMAIEMLVRSSQDPGSSSVINELLCIGQGATQFRHVLPADFTSSCGELYVRLRQEFNATLIGYRSSASGQFEINPANDVSIRGGEIFYIASSRLQGDAL; this comes from the coding sequence ATGACCCTGTTTCTGTTGCTTCGGCGTCACGCCTCGGTATTCTTCGACCGGTTCGGCTGGGCCGGGATCGGTATATTGCTGGCCGTGCATTATTCCGTTTCATGGGTGTTGCTGACCCTGGCCGGCGAGGATCATCTGCTCCAGGGCGTCGATTTCACCTATTTCTACCTGACCACCGCGACCACGGTCGGCTATGGCGATCTGTCGCCCAAATCCGGCTGGGGCAAGGTCATCACCACCACCTGGATCATGCTGGGCGGTATCGCCTTGCTGACCGCCGTGATCGGCAAGGCATCGACTTCGGTCGGCGATATCTGGAGAAGAAACATGAAGGGACAGGGCGATTGCTCTGCACTCAAGGGCCATACGGTTCTGGTGGGTTGGGATGGCGAGTCCAGTGAACGCATCGTCGAACTGCTCGATCAGGACGTCTCGACCAGCCGTGGGGGGCTTGTGATCTGCGACTCGATCATTGCGGAAAACCCCATGCCGGGCCGGGCATCCTTTATCAAGGGCGATTCCCTGGATTCGCCTGCGCTGTTGATCCGTGCCGGTGTCATCGGTGCCCAGCGGATTCTGGTGCATACCCAGTCCGACAGTCTGACCCTGGCCATTGTGCTGACGCTCAAGAGCCTTGGGCCATCGGGCCATGTCGTGGCTCACTTCAATAATTCCGAGCGGGCGGCGCTGGCCAGAACCTACGCCCCCGAACTGGAATGCACGTCAGACATGGCTATCGAAATGCTGGTCCGTTCCTCTCAGGACCCGGGCTCCAGCAGCGTGATCAACGAGTTGCTGTGCATCGGCCAGGGCGCCACGCAATTCCGCCATGTGCTGCCTGCCGATTTCACGTCCTCCTGCGGCGAGCTCTATGTGCGCCTGCGCCAGGAATTCAATGCCACGCTGATCGGCTATCGCTCATCTGCCAGCGGGCAGTTCGAGATCAATCCTGCCAATGATGTGTCTATTCGCGGCGGGGAAATTTTCTACATCGCTTCCAGCCGATTGCAGGGAGATGCGCTATGA
- a CDS encoding YjfK family protein, with the protein MSWFKRAMGLEAPKSSGNASGPTSPFGLASGRMLCLDSSLKMLLDGHSEVVLPGDEKVWAVGRIDLGQSMSIHRFYLDNEDYFLQVVSNGPNPEDIQDIILFGYYSASPIASKDELLRLTGPSSKIGLPTYEHDGEVFERQWGTETGQTELTPMDEEVSSPDGGYRIRHLSMLYARETGLINRREFLLFSVEEDEEGAITLTTAVGVTLQSTDINVL; encoded by the coding sequence ATGAGTTGGTTCAAACGTGCCATGGGACTGGAGGCGCCCAAGTCGTCCGGTAACGCCAGCGGCCCGACCAGTCCTTTTGGCCTGGCTTCGGGGCGCATGCTGTGCCTGGATTCGTCGCTGAAAATGCTGCTCGACGGTCATTCCGAAGTGGTCCTGCCGGGCGACGAAAAGGTCTGGGCCGTGGGCCGTATCGATCTTGGCCAGTCGATGTCCATCCATCGTTTCTATCTGGATAACGAGGATTATTTTCTGCAGGTGGTCAGCAACGGCCCCAATCCTGAAGATATTCAAGACATCATTCTGTTCGGCTATTACAGTGCCTCGCCCATTGCCAGCAAGGACGAGTTACTGCGCCTGACCGGCCCGTCCTCTAAGATCGGCCTGCCGACCTATGAGCACGATGGCGAAGTGTTCGAGCGCCAGTGGGGGACCGAAACCGGTCAGACCGAGCTGACGCCCATGGACGAAGAGGTGAGCAGCCCTGACGGCGGCTATCGCATCCGGCACCTGAGCATGCTGTACGCCCGGGAAACGGGCTTGATCAATCGTCGGGAATTTCTGCTGTTTTCGGTAGAAGAAGACGAAGAGGGTGCCATCACCCTGACAACGGCGGTTGGCGTAACGCTGCAATCCACTGATATCAACGTTCTATGA
- a CDS encoding YeaC family protein — MSSFVEMIENITPDIYESLKLAVEIGKWSDGRKLTQEQRELSLQALIAWEAQNLPEDQRIGYMGPQECASKSEPVANILFKSDAIH, encoded by the coding sequence ATGTCCTCTTTTGTTGAAATGATTGAAAACATCACCCCGGACATCTACGAGAGCCTGAAGCTGGCCGTGGAAATCGGCAAGTGGTCCGATGGCCGCAAGCTCACTCAGGAGCAGCGCGAGTTGTCCTTGCAGGCGTTGATCGCCTGGGAAGCGCAGAACCTGCCGGAAGACCAGCGCATCGGCTACATGGGCCCGCAGGAATGTGCGTCCAAGTCCGAGCCTGTGGCCAATATCCTGTTCAAGTCGGATGCCATCCATTGA
- a CDS encoding DUF2797 domain-containing protein, translated as MIEIGRGAVNKMSARQDDASFVQYAFRLGDEEIPVNPLIGKTVRLEYLGAIHCSHCGRKTKSSYSQGYCYPCMLKLAQCDVCIMSPEKCHHEHGTCRDPSWGEQFCMTDHIVYLANSSGVKVGITRATQLPTRWLDQGASQALPILRVATRQQSGFVEDLLRSQVADRTNWRALLKGDAQPVDLKAIREELFDSCAAGLQELQGRFGLQAIQLLHDAEPVEFRYPVEAYPTKIVSFNLDKNPIAEGTLLGIKGQYLIFDTGVINIRKYTAYQLAVHQS; from the coding sequence TTGATCGAGATTGGTCGCGGAGCAGTCAACAAAATGTCGGCGCGTCAGGATGATGCGTCGTTCGTGCAATATGCGTTTCGGCTGGGCGATGAGGAAATCCCCGTCAACCCGCTGATCGGCAAGACGGTGCGCCTGGAATACCTGGGTGCCATCCATTGCAGCCATTGCGGTCGCAAGACCAAATCCAGCTACAGCCAGGGTTATTGCTACCCGTGCATGCTCAAGCTGGCCCAGTGCGACGTGTGCATCATGAGCCCGGAAAAGTGCCATCACGAGCACGGCACCTGCCGGGACCCGTCCTGGGGCGAGCAGTTCTGCATGACCGACCATATCGTCTATCTCGCCAATTCATCGGGCGTGAAAGTCGGTATCACCCGGGCCACCCAGTTGCCGACCCGCTGGCTGGATCAGGGGGCGAGTCAGGCTCTGCCGATCCTGCGTGTGGCGACCCGGCAGCAGTCCGGTTTCGTCGAAGACCTGCTGCGCAGTCAGGTGGCGGATCGTACCAACTGGCGTGCCTTGCTCAAGGGCGATGCCCAGCCTGTGGATCTCAAGGCCATTCGCGAGGAACTGTTCGACAGTTGTGCTGCCGGATTACAGGAGTTGCAAGGCCGATTCGGCCTGCAGGCCATCCAGTTGCTGCATGACGCCGAACCTGTGGAGTTTCGGTATCCGGTCGAGGCGTATCCGACCAAGATCGTCAGCTTCAACCTGGACAAGAACCCGATTGCCGAGGGCACGCTGCTGGGGATCAAGGGCCAATACCTGATTTTCGATACCGGCGTGATCAATATTCGCAAGTACACGGCTTATCAACTGGCCGTGCATCAGTCATAA
- a CDS encoding glutathionylspermidine synthase family protein, giving the protein MKKISIQERPDWRATAEREGFDFHTIDGERYWDERGYYLFTEQQITRDLEAPTQELHQMCLDAVSRVVDSEELLEQLAIPEAFFDLIRSSWKQGHPHLYGRFDFAYDGTGPAKMYEINADTPTSLMEAGAFQLLWLEEQMARGVLPAHATQFNSIAEDVVRAFAEFPRTSPFYFSSMSGSVEDRGTTDFLRRMAAHVGIDARHIDIEDIGLNGEGRFVDMEGRWIERLFKLHAWEHIFHEPFGQHVAASGTQFVEPAWKAILSNKGILPLLWQFNEGHPNLLPAHIDRNPEKPVPKGWVRKPYFSREGANIEMRTPSDQVIAVDGPYTDAPYILQAYSPLPKFDDSYTLIGSWVIGDLASGIGIREDESLITKDTSRFLPHVVID; this is encoded by the coding sequence ATGAAAAAGATCAGCATCCAGGAACGCCCGGACTGGCGAGCCACCGCAGAGCGTGAGGGGTTCGACTTCCACACCATCGACGGCGAACGCTACTGGGACGAGCGCGGGTATTACCTGTTCACCGAGCAGCAGATCACCCGCGATCTTGAAGCGCCGACCCAGGAGCTTCACCAGATGTGCCTGGATGCTGTATCGCGGGTCGTGGACAGCGAAGAATTGCTTGAGCAACTGGCGATTCCCGAAGCTTTCTTCGACCTGATTCGCAGTTCATGGAAGCAGGGGCACCCGCATCTTTACGGGCGTTTCGACTTTGCCTACGACGGCACCGGGCCGGCGAAGATGTACGAAATCAATGCCGATACGCCCACCAGCCTGATGGAAGCCGGGGCATTTCAGTTGCTCTGGCTCGAAGAGCAGATGGCCCGGGGCGTGCTGCCGGCTCATGCCACCCAGTTCAACTCCATTGCAGAAGATGTTGTGCGGGCCTTCGCGGAGTTTCCGCGTACCAGCCCGTTCTACTTTTCATCGATGTCCGGTTCGGTGGAAGACCGGGGCACCACGGATTTTCTGCGCCGCATGGCGGCCCACGTCGGCATCGATGCGCGGCATATCGATATCGAAGACATCGGGCTTAACGGCGAAGGGCGTTTCGTCGATATGGAAGGGCGCTGGATAGAGCGGCTGTTCAAGCTGCATGCCTGGGAGCATATCTTTCACGAACCGTTCGGCCAGCACGTGGCGGCCAGCGGTACCCAGTTCGTCGAGCCCGCCTGGAAGGCGATCCTGAGCAACAAGGGCATATTGCCGCTGTTGTGGCAGTTCAACGAAGGCCATCCGAACCTGCTGCCTGCCCATATCGACCGCAACCCCGAAAAGCCTGTGCCCAAAGGCTGGGTCCGCAAGCCGTATTTCTCCCGTGAGGGCGCCAATATCGAAATGCGCACGCCGAGCGATCAGGTGATTGCCGTCGACGGGCCTTACACCGATGCGCCTTACATCCTGCAAGCCTATTCGCCACTGCCGAAATTCGACGACAGCTACACCCTGATTGGCTCCTGGGTGATCGGTGACCTGGCCTCGGGAATCGGCATTCGCGAAGACGAGAGCCTGATTACCAAGGACACCAGCCGGTTTCTGCCGCATGTCGTGATCGATTGA
- a CDS encoding DUF1190 domain-containing protein: MRRSPAKLVLASTLPLALSGCGAPEDTSNFTAQANFKSVQECVESKVPVDVCSDAYMQALSDHRRIAPTYDDKASCDADFVPDYCQVTSDGKYMPKMGGFELGFSGNVPKDALDRANQEVAQSAPAGMSGTSGLLTGLLIGNLLSNGFGNQRYYSQPVYQTRDDRGGYYTSSLPGQIDRGKTFSRSTQARSSPDNSYSKNTLGRSLGSSGSGSSVSSTISRGGFGSQASARSGWGGKSSGGSSFGG, from the coding sequence ATGAGACGCAGTCCAGCAAAACTTGTGCTTGCCAGCACGCTTCCCCTCGCTCTTTCCGGATGTGGGGCACCGGAAGATACCTCGAATTTCACTGCCCAGGCCAACTTCAAGTCCGTTCAGGAGTGTGTCGAGTCCAAAGTGCCCGTCGATGTGTGCTCGGATGCCTATATGCAGGCCTTGTCCGATCATCGGCGCATTGCACCCACTTACGATGACAAGGCTTCCTGCGATGCCGACTTCGTGCCGGATTACTGTCAGGTCACCTCCGACGGCAAGTACATGCCGAAAATGGGCGGCTTCGAGCTGGGTTTCTCCGGCAATGTTCCCAAGGACGCCCTGGACAGAGCCAATCAGGAAGTTGCCCAGTCAGCGCCTGCCGGCATGAGCGGCACCAGTGGCCTGTTGACCGGGTTGCTGATCGGTAACCTGCTCAGCAACGGGTTTGGTAACCAGCGCTACTACTCGCAGCCCGTATATCAGACCCGCGATGATCGTGGCGGGTATTACACCTCTTCCTTGCCCGGCCAGATAGACCGGGGCAAAACCTTCAGTCGGTCCACCCAGGCCAGATCCAGCCCGGACAATAGCTACAGCAAGAACACGCTGGGACGCAGCCTTGGCAGTTCCGGCTCCGGTTCGTCGGTGTCTTCGACGATTTCGCGTGGCGGCTTCGGCAGTCAGGCTTCGGCGCGCAGTGGCTGGGGCGGGAAGAGCAGCGGCGGCAGCAGTTTCGGCGGTTGA
- a CDS encoding YjfI family protein — translation MPRKTKGDSSVLPAKVSKSSTDYMREMRLRLKEAGLVKREFWIRPENVDALRGIEKALRQPFLGERIKLEDFMTENTHWTISSLQKSLAELDLVTQGEIELAVTEGAEAGIRLTMKGYGDLPIYIAVAGDQILADATLIEVSNIKDVAAFNNVVLRSRDLFPLSSVGIETLADDQEVYCLFGALSAASSLTVIVQEIFTLADNVIRAAEAFDDHFIR, via the coding sequence GTGCCTCGTAAAACCAAAGGCGACAGTTCGGTACTCCCGGCCAAGGTGTCAAAGAGTTCTACCGATTACATGCGTGAAATGCGTCTGCGACTCAAGGAAGCGGGTCTGGTCAAGCGTGAGTTCTGGATCCGCCCTGAAAACGTCGATGCATTGCGCGGCATCGAAAAAGCGCTAAGGCAGCCCTTTCTGGGCGAGAGAATCAAATTGGAGGATTTCATGACCGAGAACACCCACTGGACCATCAGCTCCCTGCAGAAGTCTCTGGCCGAGCTGGACCTGGTCACTCAAGGTGAAATTGAGCTGGCCGTGACCGAAGGTGCCGAGGCCGGCATCCGGTTGACCATGAAAGGCTATGGCGACCTGCCGATCTACATTGCGGTGGCGGGCGACCAGATCCTGGCCGATGCCACGCTGATCGAAGTGAGCAACATCAAGGATGTGGCCGCTTTCAACAATGTCGTCCTGCGCAGCCGTGACCTGTTTCCCCTGTCGTCGGTGGGTATCGAAACCCTGGCTGACGACCAGGAAGTCTATTGCCTGTTTGGCGCACTGAGCGCCGCATCGTCCCTAACGGTGATTGTTCAGGAAATCTTTACCCTCGCGGACAACGTGATCCGTGCGGCCGAAGCTTTCGACGACCATTTCATCCGCTGA
- a CDS encoding PspA/IM30 family protein, whose protein sequence is MTTSIWKKLVTAVRGGASEVGESIVDANAIRILDQEIRDADSALVKARDGLITIKAKHKLSAQRLEEHATSIANWENRALQALNKGEESLAVECAAKVAEIEALRDQEQELADQFNKQVNLLQDQVLKAESRIKGLKQQVEMAKARETVQKARVATASATGGASGSVENAVSSLARLKQRQDEQDAKLEAAEEMASQSSGSDLERRLQDAGIGAKNGGAEDVLARLKARNQTPAQ, encoded by the coding sequence ATGACCACAAGTATCTGGAAAAAACTGGTGACTGCCGTTCGTGGCGGTGCTTCCGAAGTCGGCGAGTCGATTGTCGATGCCAATGCCATCCGCATTCTGGACCAGGAAATCCGCGACGCCGACAGCGCACTGGTCAAGGCTCGCGACGGCCTGATCACCATCAAGGCCAAGCACAAGCTGTCCGCTCAGCGTCTTGAAGAGCACGCCACCAGCATTGCCAACTGGGAAAACCGTGCCCTGCAGGCACTGAACAAGGGTGAAGAATCCCTGGCCGTCGAGTGCGCGGCAAAGGTCGCAGAGATCGAAGCCCTGCGCGATCAGGAGCAGGAGCTGGCCGATCAGTTCAACAAGCAGGTCAATCTGTTGCAGGATCAGGTGCTCAAGGCCGAATCCCGCATCAAGGGCCTCAAGCAGCAGGTCGAAATGGCCAAGGCTCGTGAAACCGTGCAAAAGGCGCGGGTTGCCACGGCCTCGGCGACCGGTGGTGCCAGCGGCTCGGTAGAAAATGCGGTGAGTTCTCTGGCGCGTCTGAAGCAGCGTCAGGATGAACAGGACGCCAAGCTGGAAGCGGCTGAAGAAATGGCCAGCCAGTCCAGCGGCAGCGACCTTGAGCGTCGCCTGCAGGACGCTGGCATCGGCGCCAAGAATGGCGGTGCCGAAGATGTGCTGGCGCGCCTGAAGGCCCGTAACCAGACACCCGCCCAGTAA
- a CDS encoding WD40/YVTN/BNR-like repeat-containing protein — translation MSEPFIRRTRSSAGLSLALCMALLASATVSQAASDPAKPSADAIYSIESAKAARGLLLDVAHAGARLVVVGDHGHILYSDDQGKSWVQAKVPTRQLLTAVYFVDEQHGWAVGHDAQVLATTDGGKTWSKQFEDLKREAPLLDVWFKDLNNGFAVGAYGALLTTTDGGKQWEDVSDRLDNEDQFHLNSIAQVKDAGLFIVGEAGSMFRSGDDGQSWEKLEGPYQGSLFGVTGTAQPSTLLAYGLRGNLFRSTDFGDTWETISLNAARGPLEFGLANATLLADGSLILVGNGGSVMRSTDDGQTFEIFNRPDRISLAGVTTNDRGNLILVGQGGVRVASPTGAETTQQ, via the coding sequence ATGAGTGAGCCCTTCATCCGGCGCACCCGATCATCCGCGGGCCTGTCCCTGGCGCTTTGCATGGCGCTTCTGGCATCAGCAACTGTTTCACAGGCCGCTTCCGATCCTGCAAAACCCTCCGCAGACGCTATCTACTCCATCGAATCCGCCAAGGCCGCACGTGGCCTGTTGCTGGACGTGGCCCACGCCGGGGCGCGGTTGGTGGTAGTTGGCGATCACGGCCACATTCTCTATTCCGACGATCAGGGCAAGAGCTGGGTGCAGGCCAAAGTGCCGACCCGCCAGTTGCTGACGGCGGTGTACTTTGTCGATGAGCAGCACGGCTGGGCTGTCGGCCATGATGCCCAGGTACTTGCAACCACCGATGGCGGCAAGACCTGGAGCAAGCAGTTCGAAGACCTCAAGCGCGAGGCACCTTTGCTGGATGTCTGGTTCAAGGACCTGAATAACGGTTTTGCCGTAGGGGCCTATGGCGCATTGTTGACCACCACCGATGGCGGCAAGCAGTGGGAAGATGTCAGCGACCGGCTCGATAACGAGGACCAGTTTCACCTCAACAGCATCGCTCAGGTCAAGGACGCCGGCCTGTTCATTGTCGGTGAAGCGGGCAGCATGTTCCGTTCCGGCGATGACGGCCAGAGCTGGGAAAAGCTCGAAGGCCCTTACCAGGGCTCATTGTTCGGTGTGACCGGCACCGCCCAGCCTTCGACGCTATTGGCCTATGGCCTGCGGGGCAATCTGTTTCGCTCCACCGATTTTGGCGATACCTGGGAAACCATCTCCCTGAATGCAGCCCGCGGGCCACTGGAGTTCGGCCTGGCCAATGCCACCTTGCTGGCCGATGGTTCGCTGATTCTGGTGGGCAATGGTGGCAGCGTCATGCGCAGCACCGATGATGGTCAGACTTTCGAGATATTCAACCGCCCCGACCGCATTTCGCTGGCGGGTGTGACCACCAATGACCGAGGCAATCTGATTCTGGTCGGGCAGGGGGGCGTACGCGTCGCCTCGCCCACGGGTGCCGAGACGACCCAACAATAA
- a CDS encoding DUF350 domain-containing protein — protein sequence MIDALRMSLNATAVFGFIMYILVAAILFALFQFIYSRVTPHKEFALIRENNSAAALALGGSLIGFALPASNIITYSVGILDVIVWVVIAAVVQLLAFGVTSLVLKGLSARIVRGETAAAIYSASVAISVGLLNAACMTPSV from the coding sequence ATGATCGACGCGCTGCGTATGTCGCTCAACGCCACTGCCGTGTTTGGTTTCATCATGTACATCCTGGTGGCGGCGATTCTGTTCGCCCTGTTCCAGTTCATCTACAGCAGGGTCACGCCTCACAAGGAATTTGCCCTGATCCGCGAGAACAACAGCGCGGCAGCCTTGGCACTGGGCGGCTCGCTGATCGGTTTTGCGCTGCCGGCCAGCAACATCATCACGTACAGCGTCGGCATTCTGGACGTGATCGTCTGGGTGGTGATTGCCGCTGTGGTGCAACTGCTGGCGTTCGGGGTCACCAGTCTGGTGCTCAAGGGCCTTTCGGCGCGCATTGTCAGAGGCGAGACGGCAGCGGCCATCTACTCCGCCAGTGTTGCCATTAGCGTCGGTCTGCTCAACGCGGCCTGCATGACCCCTTCGGTCTGA
- the pepN gene encoding aminopeptidase N, which produces MRTEQPKMIYLKDYQAPEYLIDETHLTFELFDDHSLVHAQLVMRRNPERGAGLPPLVLDGQLLELVSLQLDDVELSPADYELTPDHLTLHPKGERFTVDSTVRIHPETNTALEGLYKSSGMFCTQCEAEGFRKITYYLDRPDVMSKFTTTLSADKHDFPVLLSNGNPIASGQEDDGRHWATWEDPFMKPAYLFALVAGDLWCVEDTFTTMSERVVTLRIYVEPENIDKCQHAMDSLKKSMRWDEETYGREYDLDIFMIVAVNDFNMGAMENKGLNIFNSSAVLARAETATDAAHQRVEAIVAHEYFHNWSGNRVTCRDWFQLSLKEGFTVFRDSGFSADMNSATVKRIQDVAYLRTHQFAEDAGPMAHAVRPDSFIEISNFYTLTVYEKGSEVVGMIHTLLGAEGFRKGSDLYFERHDGQAVTCDDFIKAMEDANGVDLTQFKRWYSQAGTPRLAVSESYDSAARTYSLTFRQSCPQTPDKQEKLPFVIPVALGLLDKQGGEIALRLSGEAAASGTSRVLSVTEAEQTFTFVDIAEKPLPSLLRGFSAPVKLSFPYDRDQLMFLMQHDSDGFNRWEAGQQLSVQVLQELIAQHQQGQPLVMDQRLVTALGTVLADEQLDQAMVAEMLSLPGEAYLTEISEVADVDAIHGAREFARQQIADSLFDALWARYQANRSLSKTTPYIAEAEHFARRSLQNIALSYLMLSARPQVLEAAIEQFDAADNMTERLTALAVLVNSPFTEERAKALAVFAENFKGNPLVMDQWFSVQAGSTQPGGLQRVKELMQHPAFNIKNPNKVRALIGAFAGQNLINFHAADGSGYRFLADLVIELNGFNPQIASRQLAPLTRWRKYDSARQALMKAELERIRSSGELSSDVFEVVSKSLAV; this is translated from the coding sequence ATGCGTACTGAACAACCGAAAATGATTTACCTGAAAGACTATCAGGCGCCTGAGTACCTCATTGACGAAACGCATCTGACCTTCGAGTTGTTCGATGACCATTCCCTGGTGCACGCACAACTGGTCATGCGCCGTAATCCTGAACGCGGCGCGGGCTTGCCACCGCTGGTGCTGGACGGTCAGCTTCTGGAGCTTGTGTCGCTGCAACTGGACGATGTCGAGCTGAGTCCTGCCGATTACGAGCTGACGCCCGACCATCTGACGCTGCACCCCAAGGGCGAGCGCTTCACGGTCGACAGCACCGTGCGTATCCACCCGGAAACCAATACCGCCCTGGAAGGCCTGTACAAATCCAGCGGCATGTTCTGCACTCAGTGCGAGGCCGAAGGTTTCCGCAAGATCACCTATTACCTCGACCGCCCGGACGTGATGAGCAAGTTCACCACGACCCTGAGCGCCGACAAGCATGATTTCCCGGTGCTGCTGTCCAACGGCAACCCGATTGCCAGCGGCCAGGAAGACGATGGCCGCCACTGGGCGACCTGGGAAGACCCGTTCATGAAACCGGCGTACCTGTTTGCGCTGGTGGCCGGTGACCTGTGGTGTGTCGAAGACACCTTCACCACCATGAGCGAACGTGTCGTGACCCTGCGCATCTATGTCGAGCCGGAAAACATCGACAAGTGCCAGCACGCCATGGACAGCCTCAAGAAGTCAATGCGCTGGGACGAAGAAACCTACGGTCGCGAATACGATCTGGACATCTTCATGATCGTGGCCGTGAACGACTTCAACATGGGCGCCATGGAGAACAAGGGCCTCAATATCTTCAACTCCAGCGCCGTGCTGGCCCGTGCCGAAACCGCCACCGATGCCGCTCACCAGCGGGTCGAGGCGATTGTGGCTCACGAATACTTCCACAACTGGTCGGGCAACCGCGTGACCTGCCGCGACTGGTTCCAGCTGTCGCTCAAGGAAGGCTTCACGGTCTTCCGTGACTCCGGTTTCTCGGCGGACATGAACTCGGCCACGGTCAAGCGCATCCAGGATGTCGCTTACCTGCGCACTCACCAGTTCGCCGAAGATGCCGGCCCCATGGCCCATGCCGTGCGCCCGGACAGCTTTATCGAGATTTCCAACTTCTACACCCTGACCGTCTACGAAAAGGGCTCCGAAGTCGTGGGCATGATCCACACCTTGTTGGGCGCCGAAGGCTTCCGCAAGGGCAGCGACCTGTACTTCGAGCGTCACGACGGCCAGGCCGTGACCTGTGACGATTTCATCAAGGCCATGGAAGACGCCAATGGCGTTGACCTGACCCAGTTCAAACGCTGGTACAGCCAGGCCGGTACACCTCGTCTGGCGGTCAGCGAGTCCTACGACAGTGCGGCGCGCACCTACAGCCTGACTTTCCGTCAGAGCTGCCCGCAGACGCCGGACAAACAGGAAAAACTGCCGTTCGTGATTCCGGTCGCGCTGGGTCTGCTGGACAAGCAGGGTGGCGAGATTGCCTTGCGCCTGTCCGGCGAAGCCGCCGCCAGCGGGACGTCTCGCGTGCTGTCGGTGACCGAAGCCGAGCAGACCTTCACCTTTGTCGATATCGCTGAAAAGCCGCTGCCGTCCCTGCTGCGTGGTTTCTCGGCACCGGTCAAGCTCAGCTTCCCTTACGACCGCGACCAGTTGATGTTCCTGATGCAGCACGACAGCGATGGCTTCAATCGCTGGGAGGCTGGTCAGCAACTGTCGGTGCAAGTGCTTCAGGAGCTGATCGCTCAGCATCAGCAAGGTCAGCCACTGGTCATGGATCAGCGTCTGGTGACGGCATTGGGTACCGTACTGGCGGATGAGCAGCTGGATCAGGCCATGGTCGCCGAGATGCTGTCGCTGCCGGGCGAGGCGTACCTCACTGAAATCAGCGAAGTGGCGGATGTCGATGCCATTCATGGGGCCCGCGAGTTTGCGCGTCAGCAGATTGCCGACAGCCTGTTCGATGCGCTGTGGGCCCGTTATCAGGCCAATCGCAGCCTGTCGAAAACCACGCCTTACATCGCCGAAGCCGAGCATTTCGCCCGTCGCAGCCTGCAGAACATTGCGCTGTCGTACCTGATGCTCAGCGCCAGGCCGCAGGTGCTGGAGGCCGCCATCGAGCAGTTCGATGCCGCCGACAACATGACCGAACGTCTCACAGCGCTGGCGGTGCTGGTCAATTCGCCATTTACCGAAGAGCGCGCCAAGGCTCTGGCCGTGTTTGCCGAAAACTTCAAAGGCAATCCGCTGGTCATGGACCAGTGGTTCAGCGTCCAGGCGGGCAGCACCCAACCGGGTGGTCTGCAACGGGTCAAGGAGCTGATGCAGCATCCGGCGTTCAACATCAAGAACCCGAACAAGGTTCGAGCCCTGATCGGTGCCTTCGCCGGCCAGAACCTGATCAACTTCCATGCGGCGGATGGCTCCGGCTATCGCTTCCTGGCGGATCTGGTGATCGAGCTCAATGGCTTCAACCCGCAGATCGCTTCTCGCCAACTGGCACCGTTGACCCGCTGGCGCAAGTACGACAGCGCCCGTCAGGCGTTGATGAAGGCCGAGCTTGAGCGCATTCGCAGCTCTGGCGAGCTGTCGTCGGACGTGTTCGAAGTGGTGAGCAAAAGCCTGGCGGTTTAA